Proteins from a genomic interval of Candidatus Cloacimonadota bacterium:
- a CDS encoding nucleotidyltransferase domain-containing protein: MKFGLTEKDIQLIQKAAKKFENIEKIIIFGSRSMGNYKNGSDIDLALVGKNISDEIMKRFTDLVQEEYPLPYFFDIVSYNTITNIDLLNHIKSEGKILYTNIRKTG; this comes from the coding sequence ATGAAATTTGGCTTAACAGAAAAGGATATTCAATTAATTCAAAAGGCAGCTAAGAAATTTGAAAATATTGAAAAAATAATCATATTCGGTTCACGATCGATGGGTAACTATAAAAATGGTTCTGATATCGATTTAGCTCTTGTAGGTAAAAATATTTCAGATGAGATAATGAAACGTTTCACAGATTTAGTCCAAGAAGAATATCCTTTGCCGTATTTTTTTGATATTGTGAGCTATAACACAATAACGAATATTGATTTATTAAATCATATAAAATCAGAAGGAAAAATTTTATATACAAATATTAGAAAAACAGGATAA
- a CDS encoding metallophosphoesterase — protein sequence MKKIIIIFLLFIFIALSSQEIQFGKIDSTKLSDGPYISWQNDDIFVDYIYQGKAYQKTFSKQELEKQNLAIPELNFDQKINFEHKTPKDNFQNIQKFFVVSDIHGQFNRFVAILKNNSIIDNENNWIWENGHLIILGDIFDRGTQVTESLWLIYKLENQAEKAGGKVHVSLGNHELMIFQNDLRYIHEKYIFVTEKLNKSYSELFVENTVLGNWLRSKPVIIKIDNNLFCHAGISPKLAEEFTDFKAINTVVGEQFLNSNFKEDTELDKLIYHSNGPFWYRGYFYSSKRYDLIKESELDAVLAKFQSHKIIVGHSTQDSVLTLWNGKVIAVDSGIKYGDKGEGLLWQNNKFYRAFSNGEKKVLDFY from the coding sequence ATGAAAAAAATAATCATTATATTTTTACTGTTCATCTTTATTGCTTTATCTTCACAGGAGATCCAGTTTGGGAAAATCGACTCAACAAAGCTTTCAGATGGACCTTATATTTCCTGGCAGAATGATGATATTTTTGTAGATTATATTTATCAGGGAAAAGCTTATCAAAAAACTTTTTCAAAACAGGAATTAGAGAAGCAAAATCTTGCAATTCCTGAATTGAATTTTGACCAGAAAATCAATTTTGAACATAAAACTCCCAAAGATAATTTCCAGAATATTCAGAAGTTTTTCGTGGTCAGTGATATTCACGGTCAGTTCAATAGATTTGTAGCAATTTTAAAAAACAATTCCATAATTGATAATGAAAACAACTGGATTTGGGAAAATGGCCATTTGATAATTCTTGGAGATATTTTCGATCGCGGAACGCAAGTTACAGAAAGTTTATGGCTAATTTACAAATTGGAAAATCAGGCAGAAAAAGCAGGTGGAAAAGTTCATGTTTCGTTGGGAAATCATGAGTTGATGATCTTCCAAAATGATCTTCGCTACATTCATGAAAAGTATATTTTTGTAACTGAAAAACTCAATAAATCTTATTCAGAGCTGTTTGTAGAAAATACTGTTTTGGGAAATTGGCTGCGTTCAAAACCAGTAATTATCAAGATCGATAATAATCTATTTTGTCATGCTGGGATCAGTCCCAAATTAGCAGAAGAATTCACTGATTTCAAAGCAATAAATACAGTTGTTGGAGAACAATTCTTAAACTCAAATTTTAAGGAAGATACTGAATTGGATAAGTTGATTTATCACAGTAATGGACCTTTCTGGTATCGCGGTTATTTCTATTCTTCCAAAAGATATGATCTTATCAAAGAATCAGAACTTGATGCTGTTCTTGCGAAATTTCAATCTCATAAGATAATAGTTGGACATTCAACTCAGGATTCAGTTCTTACGTTATGGAATGGAAAAGTTATTGCCGTAGATAGCGGTATAAAATACGGAGATAAAGGTGAAGGATTGCTCTGGCAAAATAATAAATTTTACCGTGCTTTTTCCAATGGAGAAAAGAAAGTTCTTGATTTCTATTAA
- a CDS encoding nucleotidyltransferase substrate binding protein: MMNNKEIRWKQRFQNFEKAFLLLQKYVKIVKPNEIERAGIIQFFEMAFELSWKLMKDYLESTGFLLQSPRESIKQAFQTNLIEDGHIWIDALNDRNLTAHTYDEKLALQIIEVIRKKYYPEMNKFYLLMDSKK; encoded by the coding sequence ATAATGAACAATAAAGAAATTCGCTGGAAACAAAGATTCCAGAATTTTGAAAAAGCTTTTTTGCTTTTGCAGAAATATGTTAAAATTGTAAAGCCTAATGAAATAGAAAGAGCAGGAATTATCCAGTTTTTTGAAATGGCATTTGAACTATCCTGGAAGTTAATGAAAGACTATTTAGAATCAACAGGTTTTTTGTTACAAAGTCCAAGAGAATCTATCAAACAAGCTTTTCAAACTAACCTGATCGAAGATGGTCACATTTGGATAGATGCTTTAAATGACAGAAACCTAACAGCTCATACATACGATGAGAAATTGGCTTTGCAGATAATTGAAGTGATCAGGAAAAAATATTATCCTGAAATGAATAAATTTTATCTTCTAATGGATTCGAAAAAATGA
- the ftcD gene encoding glutamate formimidoyltransferase produces MRIVECVPNFSEGRDLKVIDQISEVIKAVDGATLLDVDPGADTNRTVVTIVGEPEPVMEAAFQAIKKASQLIDMTKHSGAHPRMGATDVCPFVPVSGVTMDDCVEFAKKVGKRVGDELGIPIYLYEYAASKPEWKNLANVRKGEYEGLKDREGKAEWKPDFGPHKFNPKAGATAVSAREFLIAYNINLNTRDKKKAHDLALTIRERGRWARDEKRKIIRDENGKKVRQPGLFKFCKAVGWYIDEYNRAQISINLTNYKVTPPHLVLEKVRELAVEKGIQVTGSELVGLLPKEAILMAGRYYLDKLAESSGIPEKMIIETAIQSMGLDDLSEFDINEKVIEYAIAKKDNLVNMTLVDFADELSSDSPAPGGGSVAALCSSMSGALSAMVSNLTFGKKGYKKVWEEAKELAVLGQKIKEDSIYAIDKDTQAFYEMMDAARLPKKTDEDKKIREEAMQEATKNAILVPLETLEIALRAAELSQKVAAIGNANALSDAGVAAITANAAAKSAYLNVKINMAGIEDENFKFDILTKADTLLEKVNNIALKVEKEVQGKV; encoded by the coding sequence ATGCGAATCGTAGAATGTGTACCAAATTTTAGCGAAGGTAGAGATCTTAAGGTTATCGATCAAATATCTGAAGTTATAAAAGCCGTAGATGGAGCCACGCTTTTAGACGTTGATCCCGGTGCAGACACGAACAGAACTGTGGTTACGATTGTGGGAGAACCGGAACCGGTAATGGAAGCGGCTTTCCAGGCTATCAAAAAAGCTTCACAGCTTATCGACATGACAAAACACAGTGGAGCTCATCCCAGAATGGGAGCAACTGATGTATGTCCATTCGTTCCAGTAAGCGGCGTTACAATGGATGATTGCGTGGAATTTGCCAAAAAAGTAGGAAAGCGCGTTGGCGATGAACTGGGAATTCCAATTTATCTCTATGAATATGCTGCCAGCAAACCGGAATGGAAAAACCTGGCAAATGTACGAAAAGGTGAATATGAAGGTTTGAAAGATCGGGAAGGAAAAGCAGAATGGAAACCTGATTTCGGACCACATAAGTTCAACCCAAAAGCTGGTGCCACAGCAGTTTCTGCTCGTGAATTCCTGATAGCTTATAATATAAACTTGAATACTCGCGACAAGAAAAAGGCTCACGATCTGGCTCTTACAATTCGAGAACGTGGACGCTGGGCTCGTGATGAAAAAAGAAAAATAATCCGCGATGAAAACGGCAAAAAAGTGCGTCAACCAGGCTTATTCAAATTTTGTAAAGCTGTCGGCTGGTACATCGATGAATATAATCGTGCTCAAATCAGTATTAACCTGACAAATTACAAAGTAACTCCTCCACACTTAGTTTTAGAAAAGGTTCGTGAATTAGCTGTAGAAAAAGGAATTCAAGTTACCGGAAGCGAACTTGTAGGTCTGCTTCCCAAAGAAGCAATTTTGATGGCAGGACGATATTATCTGGATAAACTGGCTGAAAGTTCCGGAATCCCAGAAAAGATGATCATCGAAACGGCAATTCAATCAATGGGATTGGATGATCTGAGTGAATTTGATATCAATGAAAAGGTTATCGAATATGCAATTGCTAAAAAAGATAATCTGGTAAATATGACTTTAGTTGATTTTGCAGATGAACTTTCTTCCGATTCTCCTGCACCTGGTGGTGGTAGCGTGGCTGCTCTTTGTTCATCGATGTCTGGAGCTCTTTCTGCCATGGTTTCCAATCTTACTTTTGGCAAAAAAGGATACAAAAAAGTTTGGGAAGAAGCCAAGGAATTGGCTGTTCTGGGTCAGAAGATAAAAGAGGATTCTATTTACGCCATCGATAAAGATACTCAAGCTTTTTATGAAATGATGGATGCTGCACGTCTTCCCAAGAAAACTGACGAAGATAAGAAAATTCGAGAAGAAGCAATGCAGGAAGCTACCAAGAATGCTATCCTGGTTCCGCTGGAAACTCTGGAAATCGCACTCCGCGCTGCTGAGCTTTCACAAAAAGTTGCAGCTATCGGAAATGCAAATGCACTTTCCGATGCCGGTGTAGCAGCTATCACAGCAAATGCAGCTGCAAAATCTGCTTATCTGAATGTGAAAATAAATATGGCTGGAATCGAAGATGAAAATTTCAAATTTGACATTCTGACCAAAGCCGATACTCTTTTGGAAAAAGTAAATAATATCGCATTAAAAGTGGAAAAAGAAGTACAGGGAAAAGTGTAG
- a CDS encoding radical SAM protein: protein MKYKHLFGPVPSRRLGMSLGVDLVPHKVCTFNCVYCEVGKTTNHTLERKEYVPIVEVLDELSHYLSQEPVLDFITFSGAGEPTLNSGIGEVAEFIKENYPKYKLALLTNSSLLGQEEVRNEVINVDLILPSLDAVSQDVFVKINQPQEGIFSEKIIESLIRFNQEFSGEMWLEVFIVPAVNDTKSELKLMKKAIKQIKPAKIQLNTLDRPGTENWVQPKTEKELKKILKFFKPLPVEIIAKFRTHGQFFSFNEDIENQIFETIRRRPCTSADLSEMLGLPESEINKYLKELLILKKIFTESRERGVFYRAL, encoded by the coding sequence ATGAAATACAAACACCTTTTTGGACCGGTTCCTTCCCGACGTTTGGGAATGTCATTGGGAGTCGATCTGGTTCCACACAAAGTCTGTACTTTCAACTGCGTTTATTGCGAGGTAGGAAAAACAACAAATCATACGTTGGAACGCAAAGAATACGTTCCAATTGTAGAGGTTCTGGATGAGCTTAGCCACTATTTATCTCAAGAACCAGTTTTAGATTTTATCACATTTTCGGGAGCTGGAGAGCCCACTTTAAATAGTGGAATAGGAGAAGTGGCAGAATTCATAAAAGAGAATTACCCCAAATACAAACTGGCACTTCTTACAAATTCTTCTCTTCTAGGGCAGGAAGAAGTTAGAAATGAAGTAATAAATGTAGATTTGATTTTACCTTCTTTAGATGCTGTAAGCCAAGATGTGTTTGTAAAGATCAATCAGCCACAAGAAGGAATATTTAGCGAAAAAATAATTGAAAGCCTTATCAGATTTAATCAGGAATTCTCGGGAGAAATGTGGTTGGAAGTCTTCATTGTTCCAGCTGTTAATGATACAAAATCTGAGCTGAAGCTTATGAAAAAAGCAATTAAACAGATCAAGCCAGCCAAAATACAATTAAACACTTTAGATAGACCGGGAACTGAAAACTGGGTGCAACCCAAAACAGAAAAAGAATTAAAAAAAATACTCAAATTCTTTAAACCTCTTCCTGTAGAAATCATTGCAAAATTTCGTACTCACGGTCAATTCTTCAGCTTTAACGAAGATATCGAAAATCAAATTTTCGAAACAATCAGAAGGAGGCCTTGTACATCTGCAGATTTATCAGAAATGCTTGGTTTACCCGAAAGTGAAATTAACAAATATTTGAAAGAACTTCTTATTTTGAAAAAAATATTCACAGAATCTCGAGAACGGGGAGTTTTTTATCGTGCTCTCTGA
- a CDS encoding DUF2721 domain-containing protein, with product MQNIQNLIQLLQTAISPIVLISGVGLLLLSLTNRMGRVIDRSRYLVQEIEAGKDDHKKHVQIGILYRRSHILRASITCISITILFASIMILELFIGYFSHLDISNSFIAFFVLAVITLILGILLFLVDIAVTLKALKLQVQEYIK from the coding sequence ATGCAAAATATACAAAATCTCATTCAATTATTGCAAACAGCTATTTCTCCCATCGTATTAATTTCTGGTGTAGGTTTGCTGCTCTTATCGCTAACCAATAGAATGGGTAGAGTTATCGATCGTTCCCGATATCTGGTTCAGGAAATTGAAGCCGGAAAAGATGACCACAAAAAGCATGTACAGATCGGCATTTTATATCGTCGAAGCCATATTTTACGTGCTTCTATTACCTGCATTTCCATAACGATTCTGTTTGCCAGCATCATGATCCTGGAATTGTTCATCGGCTATTTTTCTCACCTGGATATTTCAAATTCTTTTATCGCATTTTTCGTTCTAGCAGTTATTACTCTTATTCTGGGAATTCTGCTTTTTCTGGTTGATATTGCAGTAACTTTGAAGGCACTAAAACTTCAGGTACAAGAATACATAAAATGA
- a CDS encoding ATP-binding protein: protein MKIAIASGKGGTGKTTLSTNLALFLSEKQAVILTDLDVEEPNSGLFINGKLIHQEDKFKMIPSWKKENCTLCGNCQKVCNFNAIIKLGKRIMTFPELCHSCFACSELCPTKSLPMIPQKMGELKHFSLENLDFIESKLDIGQEQAVPLIAKTLDYIDQKFGNNIIKLFDAPPGTSCPVIEATKDADFIILVTEPTPFGLHDLKLAVDTMKALKKNFAVVINRFGIGNNGVIDYCKSEEVKILAKLPNYRHIAELYSRGESIYQHIPIFKTELQKIADHIIKLQTGVAK, encoded by the coding sequence ATGAAAATAGCCATTGCCAGCGGAAAAGGTGGAACCGGAAAGACTACACTTTCCACCAATCTTGCTCTATTTCTGTCGGAAAAACAAGCAGTGATCCTGACCGACCTCGACGTAGAAGAACCGAATTCAGGATTGTTTATTAACGGCAAACTGATCCATCAGGAAGACAAATTCAAAATGATACCTTCCTGGAAAAAAGAAAATTGTACACTTTGTGGAAACTGTCAGAAAGTCTGTAATTTTAATGCTATAATAAAGCTGGGAAAACGAATTATGACCTTCCCGGAATTATGCCATAGCTGTTTTGCCTGCAGCGAACTTTGCCCGACAAAATCACTGCCCATGATCCCGCAGAAAATGGGAGAGTTAAAACACTTTTCGTTAGAAAATTTGGATTTTATCGAAAGTAAATTGGATATCGGACAGGAACAGGCAGTTCCATTAATTGCAAAGACATTAGATTATATCGATCAGAAATTTGGTAATAACATCATCAAACTTTTCGATGCACCTCCTGGAACTTCCTGCCCGGTAATAGAAGCGACAAAAGATGCGGATTTCATAATTTTAGTAACCGAACCAACTCCTTTCGGTTTGCACGATCTGAAATTGGCTGTAGATACAATGAAAGCTCTCAAAAAGAATTTTGCTGTAGTAATAAATCGTTTTGGCATTGGAAATAATGGTGTCATCGATTATTGCAAAAGTGAAGAAGTTAAAATTCTGGCAAAACTTCCCAACTATCGTCACATTGCAGAATTGTATTCTCGTGGTGAATCGATATATCAACACATTCCAATTTTCAAAACTGAATTACAGAAAATTGCTGATCACATAATTAAGCTGCAAACCGGAGTTGCAAAATGA
- a CDS encoding NifB/NifX family molybdenum-iron cluster-binding protein, which produces MNKKIAIPTTRGELSAHFGHCEKFAIYDIHDNKIIKEEFVTPPPHEPGSHPAFLRELGCDAIIAGGMGSRAQSLFAQNNIEVIIGLRSDNLEGLVEEYISGNLESGENLCDH; this is translated from the coding sequence ATGAACAAGAAAATCGCTATTCCCACTACACGTGGCGAGTTAAGTGCACATTTTGGACATTGTGAGAAATTCGCAATTTATGATATCCACGACAACAAAATTATCAAAGAAGAATTCGTAACTCCTCCTCCTCACGAACCAGGATCGCATCCAGCTTTCTTAAGAGAATTAGGTTGTGATGCTATTATTGCAGGAGGAATGGGATCGCGTGCTCAATCGTTGTTTGCCCAAAATAATATTGAAGTTATCATTGGTTTACGTTCTGATAATTTAGAAGGACTCGTGGAAGAATATATCTCTGGCAATTTAGAATCTGGTGAAAATCTCTGCGATCACTAA
- a CDS encoding DUF5320 domain-containing protein: MPRGDRTGPNGMGPMTGRVLGYCNNFASPGFGKMSPRGMGRGYFGRGGGFGRGFRRFPNSGWNYANVPDSKTQKAILEDEIKLLSDQLEDMKKQLTELSQNE; encoded by the coding sequence ATGCCAAGAGGTGATAGAACGGGCCCAAATGGTATGGGACCAATGACAGGAAGAGTTTTAGGTTATTGCAATAATTTTGCCAGCCCAGGTTTTGGAAAAATGAGTCCCCGCGGAATGGGAAGAGGTTATTTTGGTCGTGGCGGTGGATTTGGTAGAGGATTCCGTCGTTTTCCCAATAGTGGTTGGAATTATGCAAACGTTCCAGACAGCAAAACCCAAAAAGCAATTTTAGAAGATGAGATCAAACTTCTCAGCGATCAACTGGAAGATATGAAAAAGCAGTTAACTGAGTTATCTCAAAATGAGTAA
- a CDS encoding ATP-binding protein produces the protein MKEIVVISGKGGTGKTSITASFAILGGKNIVVADCDVDAADMHLLLQPDWNFSEDFFSGVAAEIDQDKCIKCGKCADVCRFNAIPIVEKKYVVNDLNCEGCGFCFHVCPRDAISMIEQNVGKWFISNTKAENHMVHAALKIGADNSGKLVAKVKKEAKQIAVSEEKAFIIVDGSPGIGCPVVSSLSGADYAILVTEPSVSGIHDLKRVYELVKKFKIPAACIINKADINTDVTAQIKAFLDEENIIHLVDLPYDETFTKAMTAGKTIIEFGESEMKKLVENSWRKIKELLTDKQKRSSPS, from the coding sequence ATGAAAGAAATAGTTGTTATCTCCGGAAAAGGCGGCACCGGCAAAACATCTATCACAGCATCTTTTGCAATATTGGGTGGCAAAAATATAGTGGTGGCAGATTGCGATGTGGATGCCGCCGATATGCACCTGTTGCTGCAACCTGATTGGAATTTCTCAGAAGATTTTTTCAGCGGAGTTGCAGCTGAGATCGATCAGGATAAATGCATAAAGTGTGGTAAATGCGCTGATGTTTGCCGATTCAATGCAATTCCAATCGTTGAAAAAAAATACGTTGTGAACGATCTTAATTGTGAAGGTTGTGGATTTTGCTTTCATGTTTGTCCTCGTGATGCTATTTCCATGATAGAACAGAATGTAGGAAAATGGTTCATCTCCAACACAAAAGCAGAAAATCACATGGTTCATGCAGCTTTAAAAATCGGAGCAGATAATTCCGGCAAATTAGTGGCAAAAGTAAAAAAGGAAGCCAAGCAGATAGCTGTTTCAGAAGAAAAGGCTTTCATCATCGTTGACGGTTCTCCAGGTATCGGTTGTCCTGTTGTTTCTTCTCTTTCCGGAGCAGATTATGCTATTCTGGTAACCGAACCTTCAGTTTCTGGTATTCATGACCTGAAAAGGGTTTACGAATTGGTTAAAAAATTTAAGATACCCGCTGCTTGCATAATCAATAAAGCTGATATTAATACCGATGTAACAGCTCAGATAAAAGCATTCCTGGATGAAGAGAATATTATACATCTGGTTGATCTGCCTTATGACGAAACATTTACCAAAGCAATGACGGCAGGTAAAACGATCATCGAATTTGGAGAAAGTGAGATGAAAAAGTTAGTGGAAAATAGTTGGAGAAAAATAAAAGAACTGCTTACAGATAAACAAAAAAGAAGCTCCCCTTCGTAA
- a CDS encoding DUF5320 domain-containing protein — MPRGDGTGPEGKGPRTGRSLGKASGNNMGSGIGKPRRTSGGRNSSRKNSGQGLGRDRNRN, encoded by the coding sequence ATGCCAAGAGGCGATGGAACAGGACCAGAAGGAAAAGGTCCTCGCACAGGTAGAAGTTTGGGAAAAGCCAGCGGAAATAATATGGGCAGCGGAATTGGAAAACCCAGAAGAACTTCCGGTGGAAGAAATTCAAGTAGAAAAAATTCCGGTCAAGGTCTTGGTCGGGATAGAAACCGAAATTAA
- a CDS encoding PTS sugar transporter subunit IIA — protein sequence MEKILKVSDMINENFILDIEGDTKKEALNELLDVICESPLITEPKIFRKAIFKREKLMSTGIGYEIAIPHARHKSIKDFVIALGRKKEGLEYASIDDKPVKLIFMIGASDKQDKDYIRLISRLVLRLKNKEFVNNLLKAKDAAEMYKIIHEQK from the coding sequence ATGGAAAAGATTCTAAAAGTTTCCGATATGATTAATGAAAATTTCATCCTAGACATAGAAGGCGACACCAAAAAAGAAGCTTTGAACGAACTGCTGGATGTAATCTGTGAAAGTCCATTGATAACAGAACCAAAAATATTTAGAAAAGCTATCTTCAAGCGGGAAAAGCTGATGAGTACAGGAATCGGCTATGAGATCGCTATTCCTCACGCCAGGCACAAATCCATCAAAGATTTTGTGATAGCTCTGGGTAGAAAAAAGGAAGGCTTAGAATATGCATCTATCGATGATAAACCTGTTAAGCTTATTTTCATGATCGGAGCATCTGATAAGCAGGATAAAGATTACATCAGATTGATTTCCAGATTAGTTCTACGCTTAAAAAATAAAGAATTCGTGAATAATCTTTTAAAAGCCAAAGATGCAGCAGAAATGTATAAGATAATTCATGAGCAGAAATAA
- a CDS encoding cation:proton antiporter, producing the protein MNSTFFLIFMGGSILLALLLAKGTSLVKSPFVVGYIIAGAIIGPAVLSLINYQQIESMNVINTITLSFLGFGIGGELKFKELKKLGKSIFAIVFFEATAAFLVVGIATTLILHNIGLGLIYGALASATAPAGTVDVIRQYKAKGNLTTTLFAVMGLDDIYALIIFTISIPIAIILLGGGKAHPSVLHSLGHSGIEIAMEIGIGVIVGFILIFIAKRIHDRVMLLLFTLGIILLNCGISQMLEISPILLNMAVGIVVVNNNAVVARRIFAAIGDWSPPIYVWFFVLVGTRLDIHLISKYSILILIYIFARSSGKWGGAFAGAKLSKAPSKTIKYLGLTLLSQAGVAIGLALAASTALEKLGMITEAKQVMGVMTATTFLIMLIGPILAKIALVKAGETHAEE; encoded by the coding sequence ATGAACAGTACATTTTTCCTGATTTTTATGGGCGGCTCTATCTTGCTGGCACTACTTTTAGCAAAAGGTACAAGCCTGGTAAAATCTCCATTTGTTGTCGGCTATATTATTGCTGGTGCAATAATTGGCCCTGCTGTTCTAAGTCTGATAAATTACCAGCAGATCGAATCGATGAATGTGATAAATACTATCACACTTTCTTTTCTGGGTTTTGGTATTGGTGGTGAATTAAAATTTAAAGAGCTCAAGAAACTGGGAAAATCCATTTTTGCTATTGTGTTTTTCGAAGCTACTGCAGCCTTCCTGGTAGTGGGAATAGCAACAACTTTGATCTTACACAATATTGGTTTAGGCTTGATCTACGGCGCTTTAGCATCGGCAACAGCTCCGGCTGGAACGGTAGATGTTATACGGCAGTACAAAGCCAAAGGCAATTTAACAACGACACTTTTTGCTGTGATGGGATTGGACGATATTTATGCACTTATCATTTTCACAATCTCAATTCCTATCGCAATAATTCTGTTAGGTGGTGGAAAAGCACATCCATCTGTTTTACATTCTCTGGGCCATTCTGGAATCGAGATCGCAATGGAAATTGGCATTGGTGTCATTGTTGGTTTTATTCTCATCTTCATTGCAAAACGCATCCACGACAGAGTTATGCTCTTACTTTTCACTTTAGGAATTATTCTTTTAAACTGCGGTATTTCTCAAATGCTGGAAATCTCTCCAATCCTACTGAACATGGCGGTGGGAATCGTGGTTGTAAATAATAACGCTGTAGTTGCACGCAGAATTTTTGCAGCAATTGGCGACTGGTCTCCACCGATTTACGTGTGGTTTTTTGTGTTAGTGGGAACCAGATTAGATATTCATTTGATTTCAAAATATTCGATTTTAATATTAATTTACATTTTTGCACGATCATCAGGTAAATGGGGTGGTGCTTTTGCAGGAGCAAAATTGTCAAAAGCTCCTTCTAAAACAATAAAATATTTGGGACTTACTTTGCTGTCTCAAGCCGGAGTTGCGATAGGTTTAGCTTTGGCTGCATCAACTGCTTTGGAAAAATTGGGAATGATAACCGAAGCAAAACAAGTGATGGGCGTGATGACTGCAACTACATTTCTGATCATGCTGATCGGTCCGATTCTGGCAAAAATAGCTCTGGTGAAAGCCGGAGAAACACATGCCGAGGAGTAA
- a CDS encoding DUF134 domain-containing protein: MPRPKKKRLVHRPPLYTSFKPIGVRVNVLEQISLTLDELEAIRLTDFDGKDHAEAADEMEISRSTFTRLIEKARRKVAQFLIEGKHLFIEGGDVHFKGNILRCQHCGHMFKTDFENPMIVCPSCGSKDLMDLAGGFGHGKCCRGFNRGHGR, from the coding sequence ATGCCGAGACCAAAGAAGAAAAGACTGGTTCACCGACCACCACTTTATACTTCTTTCAAACCAATTGGAGTTCGTGTAAATGTTCTGGAACAAATTTCTTTAACATTGGACGAACTGGAAGCTATCAGATTAACTGATTTTGATGGTAAAGATCATGCTGAAGCTGCTGATGAGATGGAAATTTCACGATCTACTTTTACCCGACTTATCGAAAAAGCACGTAGAAAAGTAGCTCAATTTCTGATTGAAGGAAAACACCTTTTCATCGAAGGTGGAGATGTGCATTTTAAAGGAAACATATTACGGTGTCAGCATTGTGGCCATATGTTTAAAACAGATTTTGAAAATCCAATGATAGTTTGTCCATCCTGTGGTTCAAAAGACCTGATGGATCTGGCTGGTGGATTTGGTCATGGAAAATGTTGTCGCGGTTTTAATCGAGGTCATGGGAGGTAA
- a CDS encoding universal stress protein encodes MKKILVAIDFTEVTDRVIDFASKFALEFKAKLCILHSESFDYYIPVNEYDEFPQVLQLRESRLKAVKKRLKDLKANLKSNSLDVKSVLMEGPTTDNILSEAEKFKADLIIVGSHKHGKFYNLLFGSTHDELIKHSKFPVLVIPPVDK; translated from the coding sequence ATGAAGAAGATTTTGGTCGCCATAGATTTTACTGAAGTTACAGATCGTGTTATCGATTTTGCCAGCAAATTTGCTTTGGAATTCAAAGCTAAGCTCTGTATATTGCATTCAGAATCTTTCGACTATTACATTCCCGTTAACGAATATGATGAATTCCCCCAGGTTTTGCAACTCAGAGAAAGTCGTTTGAAAGCCGTTAAGAAAAGGTTGAAAGATCTAAAAGCAAATTTGAAAAGTAATAGTTTGGATGTGAAAAGCGTTTTGATGGAAGGCCCTACAACTGACAATATACTTTCTGAAGCAGAAAAATTCAAAGCTGATCTCATTATTGTTGGTTCGCACAAACATGGAAAGTTTTATAACCTGCTCTTCGGCAGCACCCACGATGAACTAATTAAACATTCCAAATTTCCTGTACTTGTTATACCACCAGTAGATAAATAA